One Veillonellaceae bacterium DNA segment encodes these proteins:
- a CDS encoding DNA-3-methyladenine glycosylase: MLLAEVTSLDKLPRSYYEQDSLTLAKDLLGKYLVHAADNGTTIGKIIETEAYRGPLDAAAHSYSGKPTARTKIMFGPGG, from the coding sequence ATGCTATTAGCTGAGGTGACTAGTTTGGATAAATTACCCCGATCGTACTATGAACAGGATAGCCTGACCTTGGCTAAGGATTTATTAGGAAAATATTTAGTACATGCAGCTGATAACGGAACAACCATTGGCAAGATTATAGAGACTGAGGCTTACCGCGGTCCGCTTGACGCTGCAGCGCATTCTTATAGCGGAAAGCCTACTGCCCGAACTAAAATAATGTTTGGTCCGGGAGGGT